Proteins co-encoded in one Aspergillus flavus chromosome 2, complete sequence genomic window:
- a CDS encoding ATP-dependent RNA helicase dbp8: MAASRSPEPVSDGSPELSESSDVEQTELQNRAPKRRRLSESSVDSYVAPAPLPTLSRIKKKDAKDDKPATTTENDNPDEESSFKALNVSPWLVGSLTTMAVRKPTAIQKACIPEILKGRDCIGGSRTGSGKTIAFAVPILQKWAQDPFGIFAVVLTPTRELALQIYEQIKAISAPQSMKPLLITGGTDMRSQALALSQRPHVVIATPGRLADHINTSGEDTVCGLKRVRMVVLDEADRLLAPGPGSMLPDVETCLSALPPSSERQTLLFTATLTPEVRALKSMPRAENKPPVFVTEISTENNGAIPPTLKQTYLKVPMTHREAFLHVLLSTEGNSTKPAIIFCNHTKTADLLERMLRRLSHRVTSLHSLLPQSERNSNLARFRASAARILVATDVASRGLDIPSVSLVINFDVPRNPDDYVHRVGRTARAGRHGEAVTLVGQRDVQLVLAIEERVERRMEEWSEEGVSIEGRVVRGGVLKEVGEAKREASGEIEEGRDVLGRKRNKLKKVR, encoded by the exons ATGGCGGCCTCTCGCTCCCCAGAGCCTGTGTCAGACGGCTCTCCCGAGCTCTCTGAATCCTCAGACGTTGAGCAAACAGAATTGCAAAATCGCGCGCCTAAAAGAAGACGTCTATCGGAGTCTTCAGTGGACTCCTACGTTGCTCCGGCGCCGCTCCCCACCCTCTCTCgtatcaagaagaaggacgCAAAGGATGACAAGCCTGCCACAACCACGGAGAATGACAACCCT GATGAGGAGTCTTCGTTCAAAGCACTCAATGTTTCGCCCTGGTTGGTGGGCTCTTTGACGACTATGGCGGTTAGAAAGCCTACGGCCATTCAAAAAGCTTGTATACCGGAGATTTTGAAGGGAAGAGATTGCATTGGAGGTAGCCGGACAGGTTCAGGAAAGACAATTGCCTTTGCGGTTCCTATCTTGCAGAAATGGGCGCAAGATCCGTTTGGTATTTTCGCGGTTGTGTTAACTCCCACAAG AGAACTTGCGTTACAGATCTACGAACAAATTAAGGCGATCTCGGCACCACAGAGCATGAAGCCACTTCTCATCACCGGAGGAACAGATATGCGCTCCCAAGCACTCGCTCTCTCACAGCGGCCCCATGTTGTGATTGCGACTCCCGGCCGACTCGCAGACCACATCAATACATCTGGTGAAGATACGGTGTGTGGACTGAAGCGCGTCCGCATGGTCGTTCTTGATGAAGCCGATCGACTTCTGGCTCCTGGTCCGGGAAGCATGCTTCCTGATGTAGAAACCTGTCTATCTGCCCTCCCACCGTCCAGCGAACGCCAAACGCTCCTGTTCACCGCAACATTGACCCCCGAAGTGCGCGCACTCAAGTCCATGCCTCGCGCTGAGAACAAACCGCCGGTCTTTGTTACGGAGATTTCGACCGAGAATAACGGCGCAATCCCTCCAACCCTCAAACAAACCTACCTCAAGGTCCCCATGACGCACCGCGAGGCCTTCTTACACGTGCTCTTGTCTACGGAAGGGAACTCCACTAAGCCGGCTATTATCTTCTGCAACCACACTAAGACCGCCGATCTCCTGGAACGAATGCTCCGCCGTCTTTCCCATCGAGTCACCTCACTCCACAGTCTTCTACCCCAGTCCGAACGTAACTCTAACCTAGCGCGTTTCCGTGCTTCCGCTGCCCGGATCCTGGTAGCGACCGACGTCGCGTCTCGTGGTCTGGATATCCCGTCGGTCAGTCTGGTGATCAACTTTGATGTACCGCGCAATCCGGACGACTATGTCCACCGTGTCGGTCGTACCGCCCGTGCGGGACGCCATGGTGAAGCGGTTACCCTAGTTGGGCAACGAGATGTGCAACTGGTGCTAGCGATTGAGGAGCGAGTGGAACGGCGGATGGAGGAATGGAGTGAGGAGGGTGTCAGCATTGAAGGACGGGTGGTGCGCGGCGGCGTGCTcaaggaagttggagaggCTAAACGAGAAGCCTCTGGAGAGATCGAGGAGGGTCGCGACGTGTTAGGGCGGAAGCGGAATAAGCTGAAGAAGGTCCGGTAG
- a CDS encoding putative bZIP transcription factor has protein sequence MVDTSNPNPNDTAMDTVVPKTEPAVLEGSISSAVSTPEAEGEILTQDVAQTQKRKGGRKPIYATSEERKQRNRQAQAAFRERRTEYIRQLESTIKRNEESLQTLQQNHRTAADECLMLRYKNSLLERILLEKGIDVQAELRLKAGAPGPKPNPMAGKPPSTLERAALNRNSAQRHPPGIAPKGEPFGMPQPRDGAYGIPSPQFQATPQSHVSSPSHAKSPGFAFQGAMSPAGVDPQQAAQHSRLSHSRNLSQTSPPMSVAQSDTTDPKSALSGGAGPRGPRVASAYYPSPFQKHYDQLEQEYDAQADLIDEEHESSVGASPYVSGFNNAASVPGSHSMGHHSLPQFNPHSGEGSNGAYNNTNQLLGNYEPMLDADPFGLSASMHFQTPFSYEQNNTRH, from the exons ATGGTTGATACCTCCAATCCCAACCCAAATGACACCGCCATGGATACGGTTGTCCCTAAAACTGAACCCGCTGTACTTGAGGGATCGATCAGTTCAGCGGTATCAACCCCCGAGGCTGAAGGCGAGATCTTAACGCAAGATGTGGCCCAGACGCAGAAACGAAAGGGTGGAAGAAAACCT ATCTATGCGACCTCTGAGGAACGGAAGCAACGTAACCGTCAGGCCCAGGCTGCCTTCCGGGAACGTCGCACCGAGTACATCCGTCAGCTCGAGTCCACTATCAAGCGCAATGAAGAGTCCCTGCAGACCTTGCAGCAGAACCATCGCACCGCCGCCGATGAGTGTTTGATGTTGCGATATAAGAACTCCCTGTTGGAACGTATCTTACTTGAGAAAG GGATCGATGTTCAAGCAGAACTGCGCTTGAAGGCTGGCGCTCCGGGCCCGAAGCCCAACCCCATGGCGGGGAAACCCCCATCAACCTTGGAGCGCGCAGCCTTGAATCGAAATTCGGCCCAGAGGCATCCTCCTGGGATCGCACCCAAAGGAGAGCCGTTTGGAATGCCACAGCCTCGTGACGGAGCGTATGGTATCCCCTCTCCTCAGTTTCAGGCTACGCCTCAGTCCCACGTCTCCTCGCCGTCTCATGCCAAGTCGCCCGGGTTTGCTTTCCAAGGAGCCATGTCCCCGGCTGGAGTCGACCCTCAGCAGGCTGCACAACACTCACGCCTGTCTCACTCCAGGAACCTCAGTCAAACATCGCCTCCCATGAGCGTTGCCCAGTCCGATACCACTGACCCGAAGTCTGCTCTGTCGGGCGGTGCCGGCCCCAGAGGACCCCGTGTCGCTTCGGCATATTACCCATCGCCATTCCAAAAGCACTATGATCAGCTTG AACAAGAGTATGACGCTCAGGCCGATCTAATCGATGAGGAGCATGAGTCGTCCGTGGGCGCCTCGCCGTACGTGTCTGGCTTTAACAATGCCGCATCGGTTCCTGGCTCTCACTCCATGGGCCACCATAGTCTTCCACAATTCAATCCACATTCGGGGGAAGGATCCAATGGAGCATATAACAACACGAACCAGCTCTTGGGAAACTATGAGCCCATGCTCGATGCAGATCCCTTTGGCTTGAGTGCGAGCATGCACTTCCAGACCCCCTTCAGCTACGAACAGAATAATACTCGTCACTAA